DNA from Geobacillus vulcani PSS1:
AAGTTTGCGCAGGTGGCAAAGTTCAAAATATCCTCGCGGAGCAGGCCGACGGACTGCAGCAATTCATTGATGCTCTCTACAGAGGTCACATCCCACTCGCCTGGCACGGTCGCTTGCAAGGCCGACAGCAACACCTTGCCGGGGAGCGTTGACAGGTCAAAAGCGTGTGGATCACCGGCGATGTGCTGGGCAAACAATGGAAGCCGCTCATACGAGCCGAGCGGCAAGCGGTGAAGGGCGGCGCCGACAAGACGGATCGCCGCCGCCAACTCTTCGCGGTTTGCCTCATACGCTGCTTGGATGAACCGTTGGCCACAAATGCCTTCAAGCCAAGGGTGCTCGTGGGCGAGGTGGCCGAAAAACTGCTCCCGCTCCTTTTCGGCCGCCTGGCGCTGTTCTTTTTTCGGCACGAGCGGCTCACCAAAATAGCGCTCGAGCAGCTCGATGAGGCCAACGCCGGCAAACCGTGTTCGTGCGAGTTGCTGTTCAAAGGCGGGCAGGGAAACGCGGGAAACGTCTCGGCCGAAAAAGGCGGCGATGGCTTCGCGCTCGTTCTCGCTGAACGATGCCAAGGAGACAACGCCGCCAATACGGCCGAGCGACTCGTATTTCCGCTTCATCTCGACAAACAAGCGGCGAAAGCCCGGCTCGGAACGGAAAAAGGCGGCGGCCTCTTCGGCCCGGTTCATGTCTCGATCAACTCCCATTCTTCCTCATTCGCTACTAACTGTTTGATGCGCCCGTTCCAATAATACTGGATGACGGTGACAAACGGCGCATTGCGCGGACGGACGAGCTCGCAAATCGACAGGGCCGGCACGGTGTCGTAATCACCCCAAAGCGCCTGCGAGTTCATGATGTAGTTAAAGCCGAGCTGTTCAACAAGGCCGAACATCATGCGGATGTTGTTTTCATCGACGCCGGCGAACGCTTCATCAAGCGAGATGATGTACGGCGCATCATCGCCTGCTTCTTGATAGCGTGAATACGCCGCTGCAAACAGCGGAATGTACATCGCCAACGCTTTTTCCCCGCCGCTGAACCGATAAAAGCGCTGGTTTGTCAGTTCGCGCTTCGGTTCGTGTTCTTTTTCATAGTAGAGGGTAAACGAAAACCATTTCCGATAGTCGAGCACTTCTTTTATAATTTGATGAAGCGTGTTGCCTTGGCCGCGTTCCTCAAGCAGTTCGCGGGCGCGGGCGATTTTCGAGCGGAAATGGTTCGTCACCCGCTGCAAATCTTCCTCCTTGAGCAGCCGTGAATCCATCCGCAGCAACCCCACCAGCTCTTTCGTGTCGAGCTCGTCCTCCGTCTCCGCCGTTTTCGGCTTCCATTGAATGGATAGAGCGAGACTCGAGGACGTATCGATTTCGCTCATCCGCTTGTTCATGTCGTTCACCCATCGCTCCGCGCGTTGGATGCGGCTGCGCAAAATGCGGCCGACCGACTTTAAAATGACTTCTTCGTACAGTTCCCGGTCTTGTTCTTTCATATACTCGTGCTGCAACGCGATTTCCCGCTCGACTTCCGCCAAGACGACAGACGGCGTGGCACGCTGCCCTTTGTAGTCAAGGAAAATGACGTTTCGCTCTTGTTTTTCCCTCCAATCAGCTGCTTTCATCGCCATTTCGTCATCCGGCGCCGCGATGCTCCATTCTTTCTCCTCGAACGGCAGCGATTCGAACGTCGCCCGGTATTCGGTCAAATTGGATGACTCTTGGAAAAAGATTGTGTTCAGCCGAGCCAGCAGCGAAGAGCGGCTGTCTTTCAACGTTCCCCCATACCGCTGTTTCGCTTCGCTCGCCTGCTCGCGAAGCGGGCGTGAACGGTCCAGCTCCACCAACTTGAGCGCCGCTTCACGGGCAAAGGCCTGCTCCCATGCGGCGGCCAGCTCGCGAGCGAACGTTGCCCGTTTCTCTCCTTGTTCCCGTTCTTCGGCGAGACGGGCGAGGCGCTGTTCGGTCCGCGCCCGCTCGTTGACTAGACGCGGAACTGCCTCGCGCAGAGTGCTGAGCCGCTCCCGCACGCGGGCGATTTCCGCGCGAATGTCATCCGCCCCCATTTGTTGGAGCGTTCGTTCGATCTCGTCCATGCGGAGCGCCAGACGTTCGTCTTCATCGAGCAGGCGGTTCCGCTCCCCTTTGGCCTCATCGATGTCGTCGCGAAGCTCCTGCAGCTGCTCACGCTGCTGGGTGATCATCGCCGCGACATAGAGCGCTTCCCGAACATGCACTTCCAGTTCATGCAAAAAGCGGAGATACGATTTCATCGCTAATCGGGCTCGTTCGCATCCTTCCACGGAAAACGCCACGTCAAGCCCTGCCGATTGCTCGCGCAACGTTTGCTTGAGGTGCTGCCACTCGCGAGCGAGTCGGGATACCTTTTCTTGTTGCCGCTGCCAGTCGCGCTCTTTGCTTTCCGCGCGGCGGCGCGCTTCCTCCCGTTCCTCAAACGCCGCGCGCACATCGCGGTCGGATGGAAACGCGGCAAACCACTCCGCCAATGCGGATATATGAGCTTCCACCGCTTTGTGTTCCGCCTGCAGGCGGTCAAGCGCTTGCCGCAAGGAAGCGATCTCTTCTTCCAATGAAGCGATCTTCTCCATCCGCCACCGCCGCCTTGCCGTGCGGCCGATGAACATGGCGCGCTCGCGGGCGGGCGCATGACCGCGCACGAGACCAAGCGCATAGCGTCCAGCTTCATTAAGCGTCATGCCACCGTCTTGCGCCTCATCGGCAATGACGATGCTGCGAAGCACGGCATCAATCCGCTCCGCAGCGACAGGGACACCTGCATCTGGCTGGAGATAATCGGCCAACGTATGAGCCATATGCACCGGGTTCGGGACGAGCACCCGGTCATACGTCACCGCCATATCGCGGTCAATGATCAGCGCATCGAGCAGTCCGGCATGGGCGAGCGCCGATTCGATCCGTTCACGGACGGACTCCGGCACATGGTCGAAAAATTCGACTGCCGCATACAGCGGAACGGAAACAACTCCTTGCCGCTCCAATTCTGTGCGCATGGCGTCCGTCTGTGGATCGCGTTCCGGTTCTGGGTCTTGTTCCGTCTGCCAATGGCGAAGCTCCTGCTCGCGCTCGGCGAGCTGGTCGCCAAGCAAGCGCATTTCGTGTTCAAGCCGCCATTTTTCATCGTTTTTCTTCCCGACGGCATCGTAATACGCCGCCGTGAACGGCTGTTTAAGGTCATCGATGGAATATTGATCATACAAGCCGTCCGTCTGTCGCAAAAACGTCTGAATGCGCGCTTCGTCCATCGTGACGCCGCCGCGCTCCAACCAAACGAGCACCGCTTGTTCCCACCGTTCTTTTTCTTGGTCAAGCAGCTCGTCCCATTTGCGGTATTGATGCCGCCATTCGTCAACTTCCCGCTGCAGTTCGCCCGCTTCTTTGCTTGCTTCTTCATAGCGCGCTTGCAGTCCTTCATGACGGCGCCAAAGGTCGGCGAGCGCTTCCAGCCGTTCCGCATGGCGGTCCGCTTCCTGCTTCCAAACCGTAAACGGAAACTCGCGCTGTTGACGATGATGACGGAGAAAATCGTCTTCATTCACTTTATGGCCGGCAAACGCCCCTTCGTCCGCGTCGGCGCGCAACTGCGCCAACGTCTCTTCCACCTTCCGTTCCAGCTCATCGAGGCGCGCTTCCGCCTCATCAATTTGATGGCGGCGCTGCCGTTCAAGCCGCTCCTTCTCTTCGATCACCCGCTCTTGTCGCTCCCGCCGCCTCGCTAGGTCGCGCTGCTGTTCCTTTAACTTTTCGTACGTTTCGGCTTGTTGAAAGACTTCATGGCCCGCAAGCTCCACTTCCCGTGCACGCAACACGTCTTCTTCCCGGCTGAGGCGGGTGATCTCCTCATCCAGCTCATTGAGTCGCTGCCGCGCTTTGTTCTCCTCTTCTGACCTTGTTCGCTGCTCAGCGGCGAGCTGTTCGGCTCGTTGGACCGCTTTCTCGTATTCCACGGCTTTTTCGGCAATCATATATTCATTGTAATGACGGTAGTGGTCGCAAAGCCGCTTGAGCGCCCGCGCATCGCGCTCGAGCTGCTCCAGCTGCTGCTTTGCTTGGTCCATATTTTCAATCGTCTCGGACAAATGGCGCAATTCCTCATCGGTTAACGGCGGCAATGCGCTTTCCAAAATTTCGTAAATCACCGTCGGCTTGAAATCTTTCGATAACTTCGGGCTCCGCAATTGAATCAACAGCTCGATCAACTCTTGAAACGCCTCGAGCGATTCGAAGCGGAACACATGCTTATTGACCAGCTCCATATATTCTTTTTGCGTCTCGACCACCGTTCCCCCAGCGCCGAGCGCATCGGCGAGCTCGCGCTTTGTCAAAGGAATTTTCTCGCCTGTTTTTTCTTTTTTGTACAAGTAAACATCATGGCCGATGCGGCGGTTGTCCAAAATGACAAAGCCCCAAAAGTCAAGATTTTTTTGCCGTTTCGCTCGCAAACCGATGCCGGTCGTAAGATATTGATCGGTTTCGGTCCGCTTATATTCGAGAAACAAATAACCGGTCCGCTCATCGCGGTTGACGACATCTTTTTCCCCGAGCAAGTAATCTTCCATTCGCCGCGCCCGCGAACCGAACGGATCGAGCCGGTCGGGCGTCTTTTTCCCGTCAAGCAGCACCGGGATCAAGCTTTGCATCGTCACCGATTTGCCCGCTCCATTGCTTCCGCGCAAAAACAACTTTCCGTCGGCAAAATGAAAATATTGTTCATCATAATACCAGAAATTGATCAATCCCGCGCGATGCAACATCCATCGATCCGCCATCATAGTTCCCTCTCTTTCGCTTGAAAATCGTCCGGGTATCGCCCACACAGCCGCCCAAGGAGCGGGTAGAGGACGACCATGCCCGTCTCGGGATCCGTGTCTGCCATTCGCCATGCTTTCAACTCCGCCAACACCTCGCGAGCTAACTCCGCAAGCGATGCTTCGCGATGCGTCTTCCCCCATCCAGCTCCGTAACGACGCTTCGTATCGGCGAGCCATTCAGAAAACTGCGCCGGCGTCAGCCAAAGGCGCCCGTACTCGTCCGGCGGAAAGGATGCCAACCGCTCGCGGACAACGGCAGCAAAATGTAAGGATGATGTCAGACGTTCCTTTTAGATCAGGAAAGAGCGTATACGGCGCCTGCCGTTCCGGAATCGTCAACATGGCGACGTTTTTGTACAGCTCATAACGAAACGGCGTATGGGACTCAATATCCTCACGCAGCCGATGCCGGAAGTTGCGCAAGTAATAAAAATCTTGCTCGTCGCCTTCTGTTCGGTGCACAGCCGGTGATAAAAACAGCTTCCGGTACAGACGATGGCGCCGGTAATCTTGCGGCGCTGCTTTCCATTCTTCCGCCAACAGTTCGTCAATCGACGTATATTGCAGCAAGTCTTTCGGATACGTGCGCATAAAATAGCGCGCCAACACCGGCACTTCATAAAGCGCTTCTTCGTCCGCATGTTGCGCGAACGCTTCAATCTCTCCATCCATCCGACGGATCAGCCCGATTTGTTCCGCTGCTTTCAGCACGCGAATGAGCGCGCGCCGATGCGAATAGTTCGTCCAATCGACCGGCACATCGCCCGGATACATGGAGCGGATTTCCTCGCATACATCGGAAAGCAAAAATTTT
Protein-coding regions in this window:
- a CDS encoding DUF2398 family protein, with translation MASFPPDEYGRLWLTPAQFSEWLADTKRRYGAGWGKTHREASLAELAREVLAELKAWRMADTDPETGMVVLYPLLGRLCGRYPDDFQAKEREL
- a CDS encoding TIGR02678 family protein; amino-acid sequence: MEASFDDKAKEALAALFEQFWIVRDADPERYQLVREREHVLKRYVEEKFGYRLIVHRHFAKLEKIPAEPEPWMGIPSFQEPLDYALFCCLMAYVESKAVEEKFLLSDVCEEIRSMYPGDVPVDWTNYSHRRALIRVLKAAEQIGLIRRMDGEIEAFAQHADEEALYEVPVLARYFMRTYPKDLLQYTSIDELLAEEWKAAPQDYRRHRLYRKLFLSPAVHRTEGDEQDFYYLRNFRHRLREDIESHTPFRYELYKNVAMLTIPERQAPYTLFPDLKGTSDIILTFCCRCPRAVGILSAGRVRAPLADAGAVF
- a CDS encoding TIGR02680 family protein, producing the protein MADRWMLHRAGLINFWYYDEQYFHFADGKLFLRGSNGAGKSVTMQSLIPVLLDGKKTPDRLDPFGSRARRMEDYLLGEKDVVNRDERTGYLFLEYKRTETDQYLTTGIGLRAKRQKNLDFWGFVILDNRRIGHDVYLYKKEKTGEKIPLTKRELADALGAGGTVVETQKEYMELVNKHVFRFESLEAFQELIELLIQLRSPKLSKDFKPTVIYEILESALPPLTDEELRHLSETIENMDQAKQQLEQLERDARALKRLCDHYRHYNEYMIAEKAVEYEKAVQRAEQLAAEQRTRSEEENKARQRLNELDEEITRLSREEDVLRAREVELAGHEVFQQAETYEKLKEQQRDLARRRERQERVIEEKERLERQRRHQIDEAEARLDELERKVEETLAQLRADADEGAFAGHKVNEDDFLRHHRQQREFPFTVWKQEADRHAERLEALADLWRRHEGLQARYEEASKEAGELQREVDEWRHQYRKWDELLDQEKERWEQAVLVWLERGGVTMDEARIQTFLRQTDGLYDQYSIDDLKQPFTAAYYDAVGKKNDEKWRLEHEMRLLGDQLAEREQELRHWQTEQDPEPERDPQTDAMRTELERQGVVSVPLYAAVEFFDHVPESVRERIESALAHAGLLDALIIDRDMAVTYDRVLVPNPVHMAHTLADYLQPDAGVPVAAERIDAVLRSIVIADEAQDGGMTLNEAGRYALGLVRGHAPARERAMFIGRTARRRWRMEKIASLEEEIASLRQALDRLQAEHKAVEAHISALAEWFAAFPSDRDVRAAFEEREEARRRAESKERDWQRQQEKVSRLAREWQHLKQTLREQSAGLDVAFSVEGCERARLAMKSYLRFLHELEVHVREALYVAAMITQQREQLQELRDDIDEAKGERNRLLDEDERLALRMDEIERTLQQMGADDIRAEIARVRERLSTLREAVPRLVNERARTEQRLARLAEEREQGEKRATFARELAAAWEQAFAREAALKLVELDRSRPLREQASEAKQRYGGTLKDSRSSLLARLNTIFFQESSNLTEYRATFESLPFEEKEWSIAAPDDEMAMKAADWREKQERNVIFLDYKGQRATPSVVLAEVEREIALQHEYMKEQDRELYEEVILKSVGRILRSRIQRAERWVNDMNKRMSEIDTSSSLALSIQWKPKTAETEDELDTKELVGLLRMDSRLLKEEDLQRVTNHFRSKIARARELLEERGQGNTLHQIIKEVLDYRKWFSFTLYYEKEHEPKRELTNQRFYRFSGGEKALAMYIPLFAAAYSRYQEAGDDAPYIISLDEAFAGVDENNIRMMFGLVEQLGFNYIMNSQALWGDYDTVPALSICELVRPRNAPFVTVIQYYWNGRIKQLVANEEEWELIET
- a CDS encoding TIGR02679 family protein, with product MNRAEEAAAFFRSEPGFRRLFVEMKRKYESLGRIGGVVSLASFSENEREAIAAFFGRDVSRVSLPAFEQQLARTRFAGVGLIELLERYFGEPLVPKKEQRQAAEKEREQFFGHLAHEHPWLEGICGQRFIQAAYEANREELAAAIRLVGAALHRLPLGSYERLPLFAQHIAGDPHAFDLSTLPGKVLLSALQATVPGEWDVTSVESINELLQSVGLLREDILNFATCANLLAETKKGPHPVFTAAVEANSALNAPLRDVLSLIRAYPANGGIVYVVENAGVFSTLLDTRAPLVCTNGQMNLATMRLLDLLAASGAKLHYSGDFDPEGLKMADRFLERYGSAAVPWRYSVDDYFAANPSVHLPPERLAKLASVASAPLQSVKEAMAKTEKAGYQEAIIGRLLRDIKS